The sequence GATGAATCGCATCCCACCTCCTGACCCTCCTCAATGGGGGccaaatgtaaaatataacCCCAAGTAAAACGAAACGAGAAATAATGATATTTTGGCGTGTATCTCTTTGATCTCATCAGTTAGCTCATCTAGCATCGTTAGCTCGGATCAATGACCGAATCACGCCTACGCTTTAGCAGATCAACGCACGTCCGTGAACGTCATGCTATGTGTTTTCATTTTGTATTTCTTGCTCATCGTTAAAATACAGTCATTCAAATATGTATATAAAACAAGTCGCAGAGACCATGGTTAATGCAGCCAACTCTGAGAATGAGAAAATTAATCGCACTTCGTTTAAAGTAACGTTTTGAATATCTTCAATGTGGACTGAAATGTATTGACAATAATGTGTACAGGCCTACTGCTAAAACTTTTAATGTTAATTTCAGAGAGGATGCGATGAGAAAGGCTGGGACTCCACACTCAAAGTCCAGCACTGACATGGAGAATCATGTTTACGTCAAAGCCAAATCCCGTGTAAGTGTATTATATTAAATACTAATTAATTATAAACGTTATACTCGCATGACAATTAAGGCACAGGATTGATGTATATTTGAAAAGTTTAAGTAATTGTGAATCATTTGAATTTGACACGCCTACTTGGCCCCAATACTTGACGCACAATATTTTGCATTAGTGCAAACCATTGTAATGGCTCTTTTTTATCTTAATACTATTTCACTATTGGCAACTTAGTCTTTCCCTTTGTAATTCTAGGAGGAATACTTGTCTCTGGTTGCACGTTTGATAATACACTTCAGAGACATTCGTAAGTATCATACTGTTTTGCCTTGGCTAGGGATTTACGATTTAGGGTAGACGTGAACAGTTTTACAGTAAGTGATTATGCATTTCAAATTGTTTTTCAGACAAGAAGGCTCTTGGCGGTCCAGGTGAATAGGCGCATTTTCCATCTCTTTGGCCGGGATCTGTCTAACTTTAAGAAGTAGACTCCTATCGCTCATGATTTCGGCTATGCATGTTGGAGCTGTGTACTATTCTCTGTTGTCTACTCTTCTGCTAGATCCCATGAATGCCCTGACTAACCTGACAGGGGTTGGAGGGGGCCCGGGCACTATTGGCATGGGGCCTCGTCCCCCAGGTGCGCCAATGGTTGGTATGGGGCCCATGGGGCAGATGCAGATAGGCCAGCATGCCATGGGAGGGGTGGCTGGAAACCCCCAAGCCAGTGAGTGTGTTTCCTACATGTGGTGTTTGTTTTGTATGCACTAAATTACTAAATGGCAAGCAATAACAGTGGATGCTGCTGGCTGTGTTTCTGCTCTGTGAATGAGATCTGCCTGCGAAAGAGACCTAGTATATCCAAGCCTCTGCTCACTTTTTGGGTTTGAAGACGACTCCAGGGGTGTTGTTCCACAAGATAAACCAACTGATTCTACAtggatttctttctctctgacccccccccccccccccccccccccgtcaatcTCTCTCCGCTCTTTTATCTCTCATCCTTGCTGGGGGGTGTTACAGGAGGACCAGGTCAGTTACAGATGCAGCAGATCGTACAggcccaacagcagcagcaaccacaacaacaacaacaacagcagcagcagcagtccctCCAGTTTCAGCAGTTCcagcaggcccagcagcagAATGCCATGCAACAACAACAGAATGCCATGCAACAGCAGCAGACGGCCATGCAACAGCAGAGCGCCATGCAACAGCAGAGTGCCATGCAACAGCAACAGAACGCCCTTCAACAGCAGCAGAACGCtgccctccagcagcagcagttccaggtgcagcagcagctgaagaTGCAGCAGATGCAAcaccaacaacagcagcagcagcagcaacaacaacaacaacagcatcagcaacagcagcaggccgCCCAGAATCAGCAACAACAGAGCCAGGTTGGACACACACCCCAAATTAGTCATGCACTGTTTAAGTGCTCTTTTTTCGAACTGTAGGAAGTTCTTGTGATAATTCTTGGTGGTGGCAGTATCTTAATTtccaaaacgaaaaaacattTGGACAAGTTGGACCTTTGATCAAAGATGCTGTCAAAACAATTGTTCCATATTTCCAGTGTTAATTGTCATCCTGCGCTACTTGTCTCTATATATTTCCAGATACACCCGTCGAGGatccaacaacagcagcagataGTCCAACTACAGCTTCAACAACATGCCCAGGCTCAGGCACAGGCCCAAGCGCAGGCCCAAGCGCAGGCTCAAGCCCAGGCTcaagcccaggcccaggcccaggctcaAGCCCAGGCCCAAGCCCAGGCTCAAGCACAAGCCCAAGCCCAAGCCCAGGCCCAGGCTCAAGCTCAGTCTATCCAGCACATggtacaacagcagcagcagcagcagcagctacatcagcagcagcaggtgcaaGCCCAGTCACAGCCACAGCAGGGGGCGttacccccacacccccagcagcagcaacagcctgGCATAGTTCCCCAGTCCCTGCCAGCCCAGATGCCTCCTGGTCAGCACGTGTCCATAGGTTCCCTCAGCCAACAGCAACAGTTAAAGATGCAAGCTCTCCAGGTAAAAGCCCCAGCGCCGGTATCTTAATCTAATGTTCTGAAGTAACCTAATTATCATGAATTGCGTTTTGAAAATTAGGGGGAGAAGAAACGTGTTCAACCAGTTATGCTGTCAATAAATGCAGCTTTCATGAAGTGAAGATttggtaaaaaaagaataaaaagcgACATAAGTAGGGCAAGGAAGGAATAATAACCTAGAAGAATTATAAATTCCTTTTGAAAGGCTTTTTTCTAGCCAGTGCTACTTTGCAAAAACATAATCCATGTGACAACATGCTGGTGGTTGAGTGAATGAGAGAAGCTGAAACCTGAGTTGTGGGTATCAGGCTATCTAATACTTTCACTCTTTCTCAGAAGAAGTTTTTAAAGTGACAGCATTTCAAACTTTTGAAAGACAACAAAGTTAAATGCAACAGCATACATTGCAAACCACATGACACGGGTAGGTTGCATAGCTAGCTGCCAACATTCTGCAATTATCTGGGCAGATTTACTATACATAGTAAACTACAGATTTACTATTCAAGTCTTATTTACAAGTCTTGATTCAAAACATGAAGATGAACACGGCTCGTCTACTTCATCCTCTCAACCAAGATTAAGCCAAAAGATAATCTAgatcaggggttttcaaagtgtgagagagtgagccccccctcagagaaaaaatttcagctgagccccccccccccccaaacatttgaaacattttttaaacatattttttaaaaattttaaacgttattctgaaacattacatctttgtgcgtttttaaacacatttcttaacacaatttaacaactttatctaagcatgttttagcttaaccttttttaaattaatttgaacatcttaatctgtgtaaactgccagtcgaatcagatctgccttttcagtccagagattctactattcggcggggtttgtttaccggcgttgctatggtgacctaaattattataagcaactgaaaacgatgccggtttgaaactaagactgtgattctgaaaaaatataaatgctatcaaaattccgtttccatagaattgaagatacaagtgtgtagatttgcttaatggtttgaacgatggtaaacggttgaaaaaggaatgagttacgatgtctagaagtaagtgtatcagaatgggctgacgtcttcaatgaaaacagctgaaaacgaagcggtatgaaactaaaactgtgattctgaagaaattttaaatgatatcgaaattctgtttagatattattgaagatacaagtgtgtagatttgtgaaatggtttgcacgaagataaacggttgaaaattgatttagttatgttacttctacagttgaagtacgactgatgatttgaatcatgaCTTTCAGTGggtttttcgggtttatttttttctcagtcgcgccccccctgaagtactctggcgccccccagggggggcgcgccccacagtttgaaaaccactgatcTAGATCATCTGTGATGATCTAGATTATATATTGTTGCAGTATTTAGGAAGCAAATGGAAAACCAACTCTGTCATTatgacagaaagagagatggttATGGAGCAAATTAAGGATAGTAAAGCACTAGGTTTCACTACTGACACTTGGACGTCCCAGCAAATGGAAGCTTACATGACAGCGAGATAACTGGCGACTAGAGTTGTTGGTTTAAGAACAAAAGTGACAGGATGGAGTCACACTAGGGCTGGGTGTCGGCCGATCACAACGATCAGAACAGCTGGTTACATATCtaaacattattttagattttaacattttctttttcaccTTTCTGTATAAGTTCTCAGTCACAAAtcgtttttgggagagacatgctgaataaatacatcttaTTTTCatactcaaaaataatcgtttgaataatcgtgatttcaatatagactaaaataatcgtgattatgattttttccataatctagcAGCCCTAAATCCACCGCAACATCCATTGCTTAAGGACTGAGCGAAATTCTGGTTGCATATGGGATTCCAGGATCAATGTGTGTGGCTGTCGTACAAGACTTTGGAGCAGACATGATTCTGTGTTCAGATATGTTAACCAGCGATCCGTCTTGGGGTACAGTGTGAGGGGATTATCCAGCAGGCTACACATTGAAATGATGCATAACGCAGCCCTAAAAACGAAGATACGGTCTGTTGCTCCATAGCAGCTGGCAGGCATCcgggttttaaaaaaaaaaaagtattctttGAGGATGTTCATCGCAACGAGGTATATAAAATGAAGGACAATAGTTTGTCTCAAAATATTGCGTAGGGCCCGCCAATAAGAAAAAAGGGATGACAAAGAGTAGGGGATAGCTATGCTGCTTGAGCTGTCAGATGACGAAGAaaagaagatgaagagaaacTGACACTGATTTGAATCAAATTAAAACGTACTTGCAGGATCAAACAATAGTTGATGCTGGGCATCTGAACTTGTGGAGAAGAAGCGTTTACAGTTAAGATTTATCTATAAGGTGTAAATATGGTATCTCATAGAGGGAAATGCcgggaattattattattattttttaaataaggcTATAGGAGCATAAACAGAAGTTTCATAATTCAGACAAATCCATATGACAGACTGACGTAAGAAGGCGATTCAAATATGGTGCAATTGAAATACACTTAATCATACGCAAAGAAATAAGAAGAAATAGTCTAAACTTTGTATTAAACAACCAGATCTGACTTGAAATGTATGAGTACTACATTGGCCCAGTAGTCCTAAGCAATAGCAGTTTAGTCCTAAGCAATAGCAGTTTAAGGGTGCTCAAAAGCTCATGCGTGTCATTAATAAAGTCTTTATAGCACAGTCGTAAGTGAAACGAGGTGAATACAAAGTCTTTCAAAACTACAGCATTAATTCCCAAGATGGGCATCAGCAAAAGATTACAAGTGCATGACTTTATTTAATGAAAATGTCTCTGCCTCTGGTTTTCCACAGCCTATTCTTACATAGgaacatctttgtgtgtgttgataggCCAGAGCagctcagcagcagcaggcggcaGCACAAGCACAGCCCAACCCAGGACAGGTAGGAAACCCTTGACTGCAGAACTGCCCGTCCTCCAACGTTTCCATGTTGTTTCCAATCTTCTCAGTTCATACTACAGGCTACTTGTAATTTTACACTTGGCCTATGGTTGAATCACAATGGTTACTACAAAATAATGTAGGAAACCTTGTTTCTCAAATCACCCTGTCATAACCTTGAGGGCACCCattgattgtttgatttattAGATTTTGGTCGAAGTTAACTTTTTCTTTCAACATTTCAAATGATAAAGATAATCATGGAATAGGCCATTTCATGCATTATCCAAATTTGACATATATTCAGCTAATTCCAGCAAAGGAAATGGTTCTCTCTCGTGACCTTGTGATGTTGTTatccctctttcctcctctaaAGATGATGAACAGACCTGGGATAACGATTCAGCGAATGCCCCGGGTCGCCCCCAACCCAACGCTAGCGACACAGAACCCTGGAGCCCTGGGGGGCCAACAGATGCCTCAGGTACTAAGCTTACATAGCTTCCCGCCATTCATCTCAGATCCAGCAGTCCTTAAATATATAAGAAATCCATACATAATAGTTTCAAATTGTTTTGGGGTATTCCTTGTCTTACTGTGACATTGCGGAGAGTATTAGCCTTGTATATTTGTTAGTTTCCTTGTTGCAGAGGTAAACAGCTTGTATACAGCTTTGTTCGTGGTAGTAAAGACTTCCTCATCTGTAGTGGGAACTAACACCTCCCTCCCGCCTGTCTTTGCCATCACCTCAgcaggtgcagcagcagcatcagatGATGTCCTCGCCCTCCCCGGGCCAGACCCCCCAGTCGATGCCCCCACCCCCGCAGccatccccccagccccccacctcACAGCCCAACTCTGTCAGGTAAACCTTGATGTTTCatgtcaataaataaaataggttGTTTGGTCATCTGGTAATAATGCCAACTGGGCACCTCCCTAGGCAGTCGTTTCAGGCAACACCGGTGGGGAAGAGACCTTGGGgtagacccaggactaggtggagagatgaTACCTCAATACTGGCCTGGGAatagggatggggatcattaatatttattgatatcgataccattttcgaAACTCCTTAACAATCCAAGTCTTTATATATACCACtatcgatacttttctattaattggtggaaatacgACGCGTTTTTGgtgatgaggaaaatatttaggaaataaataattgtattttaaattaaatatgtaattcttaataaataGTGACGTCAGtagttttaattatatatatttaaatgattagaGCACTATACAACTCTATTAATAATACAGATACATGAGTAGTACAGAATTACTGatgtttctcaccaaaaacTAAATTTACCGTTTCTTTATGAACACATCATGATAACCTGACagtcgttttactgagccaacctcaaTACATCATCACACAGC comes from Gadus macrocephalus chromosome 2, ASM3116895v1 and encodes:
- the med15 gene encoding mediator of RNA polymerase II transcription subunit 15 isoform X1, which gives rise to MEVPGPDSDWRSPQFRQKVVAQIEDAMRKAGTPHSKSSTDMENHVYVKAKSREEYLSLVARLIIHFRDIHKKALGGPDPMNALTNLTGVGGGPGTIGMGPRPPGAPMVGMGPMGQMQIGQHAMGGVAGNPQARGPGQLQMQQIVQAQQQQQPQQQQQQQQQQSLQFQQFQQAQQQNAMQQQQNAMQQQQTAMQQQSAMQQQSAMQQQQNALQQQQNAALQQQQFQVQQQLKMQQMQHQQQQQQQQQQQQQHQQQQQAAQNQQQQSQIHPSRIQQQQQIVQLQLQQHAQAQAQAQAQAQAQAQAQAQAQAQAQAQAQAQAQAQAQAQAQAQAQAQAQSIQHMVQQQQQQQQLHQQQQVQAQSQPQQGALPPHPQQQQQPGIVPQSLPAQMPPGQHVSIGSLSQQQQLKMQALQARAAQQQQAAAQAQPNPGQMMNRPGITIQRMPRVAPNPTLATQNPGALGGQQMPQQVQQQHQMMSSPSPGQTPQSMPPPPQPSPQPPTSQPNSVSSGPTPSPGGFQPSPSPQPSHSPATARTPQNYGVPSPGPLNTPGNPNSVPIMSPAGATSLEDQQYMEKLKQLSKYIEPLRRMINKIDKNEDRKKDLSKMKSLLNILTDPNTRCPLKTLQKCEIALEKLKNDMAVPTPPPPPVATKQQYLCQPLLDAVMTNIRSPVFNHSLYRTFSPAMAAIHGPPITGPSITGRKRKPDEDERQTIPNILQGEVARLDMKFLISLDPSFCSNNGAVHLVCKLDDKNLPSVPPLQLSVPADYPDQSPHWADEGEQYGANSFLQTVHKNMTSKLLQLPDKHSVTELLNTWAQSIRQACLSAA
- the med15 gene encoding mediator of RNA polymerase II transcription subunit 15 isoform X2; translation: MEVPGPDSDWRSPQFRQKVVAQIEDAMRKAGTPHSKSSTDMENHVYVKAKSREEYLSLVARLIIHFRDIHKKALGGPDPMNALTNLTGVGGGPGTIGMGPRPPGAPMVGMGPMGQMQIGQHAMGGVAGNPQARGPGQLQMQQIVQAQQQQQPQQQQQQQQQQSLQFQQFQQAQQQNAMQQQQNAMQQQQTAMQQQSAMQQQSAMQQQQNALQQQQNAALQQQQFQVQQQLKMQQMQHQQQQQQQQQQQQQHQQQQQAAQNQQQQSQIHPSRIQQQQQIVQLQLQQHAQAQAQAQAQAQAQAQAQAQAQAQAQAQAQAQAQAQAQAQAQAQAQAQAQSIQHMVQQQQQQQQLHQQQQVQAQSQPQQGALPPHPQQQQQPGIVPQSLPAQMPPGQHVSIGSLSQQQQLKMQALQARAAQQQQAAAQAQPNPGQMMNRPGITIQRMPRVAPNPTLATQNPGALGGQQMPQVQQQHQMMSSPSPGQTPQSMPPPPQPSPQPPTSQPNSVSSGPTPSPGGFQPSPSPQPSHSPATARTPQNYGVPSPGPLNTPGNPNSVPIMSPAGATSLEDQQYMEKLKQLSKYIEPLRRMINKIDKNEDRKKDLSKMKSLLNILTDPNTRCPLKTLQKCEIALEKLKNDMAVPTPPPPPVATKQQYLCQPLLDAVMTNIRSPVFNHSLYRTFSPAMAAIHGPPITGPSITGRKRKPDEDERQTIPNILQGEVARLDMKFLISLDPSFCSNNGAVHLVCKLDDKNLPSVPPLQLSVPADYPDQSPHWADEGEQYGANSFLQTVHKNMTSKLLQLPDKHSVTELLNTWAQSIRQACLSAA
- the med15 gene encoding mediator of RNA polymerase II transcription subunit 15 isoform X3; amino-acid sequence: MEVPGPDSDWRSPQFRQKVVAQIEDAMRKAGTPHSKSSTDMENHVYVKAKSREEYLSLVARLIIHFRDIHKKALGGPGGPGQLQMQQIVQAQQQQQPQQQQQQQQQQSLQFQQFQQAQQQNAMQQQQNAMQQQQTAMQQQSAMQQQSAMQQQQNALQQQQNAALQQQQFQVQQQLKMQQMQHQQQQQQQQQQQQQHQQQQQAAQNQQQQSQIHPSRIQQQQQIVQLQLQQHAQAQAQAQAQAQAQAQAQAQAQAQAQAQAQAQAQAQAQAQAQAQAQAQAQSIQHMVQQQQQQQQLHQQQQVQAQSQPQQGALPPHPQQQQQPGIVPQSLPAQMPPGQHVSIGSLSQQQQLKMQALQARAAQQQQAAAQAQPNPGQMMNRPGITIQRMPRVAPNPTLATQNPGALGGQQMPQQVQQQHQMMSSPSPGQTPQSMPPPPQPSPQPPTSQPNSVSSGPTPSPGGFQPSPSPQPSHSPATARTPQNYGVPSPGPLNTPGNPNSVPIMSPAGATSLEDQQYMEKLKQLSKYIEPLRRMINKIDKNEDRKKDLSKMKSLLNILTDPNTRCPLKTLQKCEIALEKLKNDMAVPTPPPPPVATKQQYLCQPLLDAVMTNIRSPVFNHSLYRTFSPAMAAIHGPPITGPSITGRKRKPDEDERQTIPNILQGEVARLDMKFLISLDPSFCSNNGAVHLVCKLDDKNLPSVPPLQLSVPADYPDQSPHWADEGEQYGANSFLQTVHKNMTSKLLQLPDKHSVTELLNTWAQSIRQACLSAA